From Thermogemmata fonticola, one genomic window encodes:
- a CDS encoding type IV pilus modification PilV family protein, which translates to MKSAATRTCEILQPRLRGRKRAGLSLIEVLLALAIFLTALVAIARLVDMGADLELEARHQSRGTRLAQAKLAEVECGAIPLESSSGTFDGDDANWSWTLTVQNYDIPNLYLVSVSVSREVKGQTVTITLSQLMLDPSVWGTAGEATRPDPASGSSMGGGS; encoded by the coding sequence ATGAAGTCCGCAGCCACGAGAACCTGTGAAATCTTGCAACCTCGTCTCAGGGGGAGGAAACGAGCTGGCCTGTCCTTGATTGAAGTGCTTCTGGCCCTGGCCATCTTCCTCACCGCCCTAGTGGCGATCGCCCGCTTGGTGGACATGGGAGCCGATCTGGAGCTGGAAGCACGCCACCAGAGCCGCGGAACACGATTAGCCCAGGCCAAACTGGCCGAAGTCGAATGCGGAGCGATCCCCCTGGAAAGCAGCAGCGGCACCTTTGACGGAGACGATGCCAACTGGAGCTGGACCCTAACCGTCCAGAACTATGACATCCCGAATCTGTATCTGGTCAGTGTGAGTGTCAGCCGAGAGGTCAAGGGACAAACCGTCACGATCACCCTGAGTCAATTGATGCTGGACCCCAGCGTGTGGGGAACGGCGGGTGAAGCCACGCGACCCGATCCCGCCAGCGGTTCCTCGATGGGAGGTGGTTCATGA
- a CDS encoding prepilin-type N-terminal cleavage/methylation domain-containing protein, which translates to MVIPRKGYTLLELLVVLAVILILGMAVTLTLEGNYANTRQKAAADLVRARIADARAKAMERGQWYRVAVSSDGSRLRVAPDGTEFAALPADDPPAFNASVTEDRLDKATVHVLTDGDSEVVQEGDWITIATLKPDGTCKEDQVLVEVREGNQSPIYVRIRGITGTAAVVRTPPGAAAGGGRP; encoded by the coding sequence ATGGTAATCCCTCGCAAGGGTTACACTCTCCTGGAGTTGCTGGTCGTACTGGCTGTCATTCTCATCCTGGGAATGGCAGTTACACTGACGCTGGAGGGGAATTACGCCAACACCCGTCAGAAGGCAGCCGCCGATTTGGTTCGAGCACGCATTGCGGATGCACGTGCCAAGGCCATGGAACGGGGGCAGTGGTATCGTGTGGCTGTTTCCAGTGACGGCAGCCGTCTACGTGTCGCGCCGGACGGGACGGAGTTTGCCGCTTTGCCAGCAGATGATCCCCCCGCCTTCAACGCCAGCGTCACCGAGGACCGACTGGACAAAGCCACCGTCCATGTCCTAACGGACGGGGACTCCGAAGTCGTGCAGGAGGGAGATTGGATCACCATCGCCACGCTCAAGCCGGACGGCACCTGCAAGGAAGATCAGGTGCTCGTTGAGGTACGTGAAGGGAATCAGTCCCCCATTTATGTACGGATACGCGGGATTACCGGCACAGCAGCGGTGGTGCGGACTCCGCCGGGTGCTGCTGCTGGCGGGGGGCGGCCATGA
- a CDS encoding efflux RND transporter periplasmic adaptor subunit, translated as MARTETAGIRVIYDGRRWGILLAAVGLLGCQKAATSHVPTGQDLPIPVQTVLVKQRTLTRGITVMGTLNAYEEMPLAAKVDGRVVSIHHDVGDRVVPGAVLMELDATDYRLAVAQARAAYEGELQRLKLRRLPESVAEFERHLSTIDTVAQARANWELAEKELVRAELEAERGVGSQQALDAARAKVKAARAAVELAETEARVLWANARRLKAVLEEAEQRWEDTRLRVPTPPLWLAWSALLGPAGNPIRLAVAQRSVGLGEMVRAMPVTVAYRLVLDQILKLRVAVPEKYRPQVAVGDRVELQVEAWPQRRFAGHVRRIAPVVDASTRTFQVEIEVPNFDGALSAGGFAQARILSPIPDTILTVPPEAIVSFAGVHKVFVVRDHTARSVTVELGIREKGWVEVRGALQAGEEVVVSGQLRLVDGSSIRRKE; from the coding sequence ATGGCGAGAACCGAGACGGCGGGTATCAGGGTCATCTACGACGGCAGAAGATGGGGAATTTTGTTGGCTGCTGTAGGATTGCTGGGTTGCCAGAAGGCAGCGACTTCTCACGTTCCTACAGGTCAAGACCTGCCCATTCCGGTTCAGACCGTCCTGGTGAAGCAACGGACTCTGACCCGCGGCATCACGGTGATGGGGACGTTGAACGCTTACGAAGAGATGCCGCTCGCAGCCAAGGTCGATGGCCGCGTGGTCTCCATTCACCATGACGTGGGGGACCGCGTTGTTCCGGGAGCAGTACTGATGGAGTTAGATGCGACGGATTACCGCTTGGCCGTGGCGCAGGCTCGTGCGGCGTATGAGGGTGAGTTGCAGCGGTTAAAACTCCGGCGACTCCCTGAATCGGTGGCTGAGTTTGAGCGTCACTTGAGCACTATTGACACAGTGGCCCAAGCGCGGGCGAATTGGGAACTAGCCGAGAAGGAATTGGTCCGTGCTGAGTTGGAGGCCGAACGAGGGGTAGGTTCGCAACAGGCTTTGGATGCAGCACGGGCCAAGGTCAAAGCAGCGCGGGCCGCTGTGGAACTGGCCGAAACTGAAGCCCGCGTGCTGTGGGCCAATGCTCGCCGCCTCAAAGCGGTCCTAGAAGAAGCGGAGCAGCGTTGGGAAGATACTCGTTTGCGAGTACCGACGCCACCCTTGTGGTTGGCCTGGTCTGCCCTGCTCGGTCCCGCAGGCAACCCCATACGGCTAGCGGTCGCTCAACGTTCGGTTGGTTTAGGAGAAATGGTGCGGGCCATGCCTGTGACCGTGGCCTATCGCTTGGTGCTCGATCAAATCCTGAAATTACGGGTGGCAGTGCCGGAAAAGTATCGCCCTCAGGTGGCTGTGGGAGATCGTGTTGAGTTGCAGGTGGAGGCTTGGCCGCAGCGGCGTTTTGCCGGGCATGTCCGCCGCATTGCTCCCGTAGTAGACGCCAGTACGCGCACCTTTCAGGTCGAAATCGAAGTTCCCAATTTCGACGGCGCTCTCAGTGCAGGTGGGTTTGCTCAGGCCCGCATCCTCTCTCCGATCCCAGATACGATCCTGACGGTTCCGCCAGAGGCTATCGTCAGTTTTGCGGGCGTCCACAAGGTGTTTGTAGTGCGGGACCATACGGCCCGAAGCGTCACCGTGGAATTAGGGATCCGCGAGAAAGGCTGGGTGGAAGTGCGCGGAGCACTGCAAGCCGGCGAAGAAGTGGTGGTCAGCGGCCAGTTACGCCTAGTCGATGGCAGTTCCATCCGCCGCAAAGAGTGA
- a CDS encoding type II secretion system F family protein, which produces MPDFTYEALARTGSKATGIVTANSEREVAAILDSRGLFPLRIALAKTQATGPGSTGGLWARRVKGRQLAAFYSQMADLLRSGVPLLRSLELLEKQSTNPTLQAVIRDVRSRVADGTGLAQAMAFHPRVFSELVVGMVRAGQEGGFLEDVLKRIANFVEHQEDLKAKVVGALAYPVFLAVAGFAVLNILVIFFVPKFAKIFEKLEEKGELPTLTVYLMAFSHFLQNYWWLVLGVALTALVLFRRWAKTENGRLIVDRLKVRLPLFGPIFLSLALSRFCRILGTLLHNGIPILKALNIAKDSTGNRVLAQAIEKSAENVTAGQKLADPLRRCGYFPPDVVEMITIAEESNSLETVLVDIADGLEKRTSRNLELMVKLLEPIMLLVMAGVTLLIVMGLLLPVFKMGSTVG; this is translated from the coding sequence ATGCCTGATTTCACTTATGAAGCATTAGCCCGGACCGGCAGTAAGGCTACAGGAATTGTGACAGCCAACAGCGAGCGGGAAGTGGCTGCAATTCTGGATAGCCGGGGTCTATTTCCCCTGCGCATCGCTCTGGCCAAAACTCAAGCGACTGGTCCGGGGAGTACGGGCGGGCTTTGGGCACGGCGGGTCAAAGGGCGGCAACTGGCGGCCTTCTATTCTCAAATGGCGGACCTCCTCCGTTCCGGCGTGCCGCTGCTCCGCTCCCTAGAGCTATTGGAAAAGCAGAGCACCAATCCCACGCTCCAGGCTGTGATCCGGGATGTGCGCAGCCGGGTAGCCGATGGCACAGGACTGGCGCAAGCTATGGCCTTTCACCCCCGTGTCTTCAGCGAGTTGGTCGTGGGTATGGTCCGGGCTGGCCAAGAGGGTGGTTTCCTAGAGGACGTCCTCAAGCGCATCGCCAATTTCGTGGAACATCAGGAGGATCTCAAAGCCAAAGTCGTCGGCGCGCTGGCCTATCCGGTGTTCCTGGCGGTCGCCGGCTTTGCTGTCCTCAACATCCTGGTCATCTTCTTCGTTCCCAAGTTCGCGAAAATTTTTGAAAAGCTCGAAGAAAAAGGGGAACTCCCCACTTTGACGGTGTATTTGATGGCCTTCAGTCATTTCCTGCAAAATTACTGGTGGCTCGTGCTCGGCGTGGCGCTGACCGCTTTAGTGCTATTCCGCCGTTGGGCCAAGACAGAAAATGGGCGCCTGATCGTGGACCGTCTCAAAGTCCGCCTGCCACTTTTCGGACCGATCTTTCTTTCTCTCGCGCTGTCCCGCTTCTGCCGGATTCTGGGAACGCTGCTGCACAACGGTATTCCGATTCTCAAAGCCTTGAACATTGCTAAGGACTCGACGGGCAACCGCGTGTTGGCTCAAGCGATCGAAAAAAGCGCGGAAAACGTCACTGCAGGCCAAAAACTAGCCGATCCTCTGCGGCGCTGCGGTTATTTTCCCCCCGATGTCGTCGAAATGATTACCATCGCTGAGGAATCCAACAGCCTAGAAACGGTGCTCGTGGATATTGCCGATGGTTTGGAAAAGCGCACCAGCCGCAATCTGGAATTGATGGTCAAATTGCTTGAACCAATCATGCTCTTGGTCATGGCCGGGGTAACGTTGCTCATCGTCATGGGTCTGCTTCTGCCGGTCTTCAAGATGGGCAGCACGGTGGGCTGA
- the dnaK gene encoding molecular chaperone DnaK, with protein sequence MTSPKVVGIDLGTTYSLAAYMEGGRPVVVRDAQGVALIPSCISFFEDGSVLVGSAAKARALSDPEHTIFSVKRLMGRTLADLKKELQLIPHQIIERETAEGRKVLHVRIAGREYTPEELSAMILREVRQRAGNPTQAVITVPAYFDDTQRQATRDAGRIAGLDVLRIVNEPTAAALAYGLHQRRQGTIAVYDLGGGTFDCSILQLADGVFQVLATHGDTFLGGDDFDRAIMEVVAREQNWDLTHRDPERLQYLRDAAEATKIALSTQLTATLRLHLPSNEKRPAVHVERQFSRQELEDLLRPFIDRSLECCQAALRDAQLTPQQIDEVVLVGGSTRIPYVRRRVAEFFGKTPHTELNPDEVVALGAAIQADILTSGRRDMLLLDVVPLSLGIETLGGVVDKVIHRNTTVPCRATTRYTTFVDNQTAIVLNIYQGERELTKDCRFLGTFKLSGIPPMPAQFPQVDVTFLVDHNGLLTVTAKEQRSGVQAQVTVQPAHGLTREEVELLVLESIEHAEEDFTARRLIELRNKAEADLRHTAKALAQAGDQLAPQQRQAIDAAIQTLQNALTQNDLAQLQNALDTFNQATQPLAEILMNEVLRRAVAGKTEQSLDPSKL encoded by the coding sequence ATGACTTCACCCAAGGTCGTCGGGATCGATTTGGGAACCACCTACAGCTTGGCTGCGTACATGGAGGGCGGCCGGCCCGTGGTGGTTCGGGATGCCCAAGGTGTGGCACTCATCCCGAGTTGTATCAGCTTTTTCGAGGATGGAAGCGTCCTGGTCGGCTCCGCTGCTAAAGCCCGTGCTCTTTCGGACCCGGAACATACCATCTTCAGTGTCAAACGCCTCATGGGGCGGACTTTAGCGGACTTGAAAAAAGAATTGCAACTTATCCCCCATCAGATTATCGAACGGGAAACCGCAGAAGGCCGCAAAGTCCTTCACGTGCGTATTGCCGGGCGGGAGTACACGCCGGAGGAACTGTCGGCGATGATCCTGCGGGAAGTACGCCAGCGAGCTGGCAATCCGACCCAAGCCGTGATCACCGTACCGGCCTACTTTGACGACACCCAACGGCAAGCAACCCGCGATGCAGGACGGATCGCCGGACTGGATGTTCTGCGAATTGTCAATGAGCCGACAGCGGCCGCCTTGGCCTATGGCTTGCACCAGCGCCGCCAAGGGACCATTGCCGTGTATGACCTCGGTGGCGGCACCTTCGACTGCTCCATCCTGCAACTGGCAGATGGGGTGTTCCAGGTGCTTGCCACTCATGGCGATACTTTTCTAGGAGGCGATGACTTTGATCGGGCCATTATGGAAGTCGTCGCACGGGAACAGAATTGGGACTTGACCCACCGAGACCCAGAACGGCTGCAATATCTCCGAGATGCGGCTGAGGCTACCAAAATCGCCCTATCCACTCAGCTTACAGCAACGTTGCGCTTGCATCTCCCCTCCAACGAGAAGCGGCCGGCGGTGCACGTGGAACGACAGTTCTCGCGCCAGGAGCTAGAAGATTTGCTCCGCCCCTTTATTGATCGGTCCCTGGAATGCTGCCAAGCCGCACTCCGGGACGCCCAACTCACCCCGCAGCAAATCGATGAAGTGGTCCTGGTGGGCGGGTCCACTCGCATCCCCTATGTTCGCCGCCGTGTGGCGGAATTCTTCGGCAAGACCCCCCATACGGAACTCAACCCCGACGAGGTGGTCGCATTGGGTGCCGCCATTCAGGCGGATATCTTGACCAGCGGCCGGCGCGACATGCTCTTGCTGGATGTGGTACCGTTATCCTTAGGGATCGAAACGCTCGGTGGAGTCGTGGACAAGGTCATCCATCGGAACACAACCGTCCCCTGCCGGGCTACTACGCGCTACACCACTTTTGTTGATAACCAAACAGCAATCGTGCTGAATATCTACCAGGGGGAACGGGAATTGACCAAGGACTGCCGTTTTCTGGGCACCTTCAAGCTCTCCGGCATTCCGCCGATGCCGGCTCAATTCCCGCAGGTCGATGTAACCTTCCTGGTGGATCACAATGGCCTGCTGACCGTCACCGCTAAGGAACAGCGTAGTGGCGTGCAAGCCCAAGTGACCGTGCAACCTGCTCACGGCCTGACTCGCGAGGAAGTCGAACTACTGGTCTTGGAAAGCATCGAGCATGCGGAGGAGGACTTTACCGCCCGACGCCTGATCGAACTCCGGAACAAGGCCGAAGCGGACCTGCGCCACACCGCCAAAGCCCTCGCTCAGGCAGGAGATCAACTCGCGCCGCAACAACGCCAGGCCATCGACGCCGCCATTCAAACTCTGCAAAACGCCTTGACCCAAAACGATCTCGCCCAACTCCAGAATGCCCTCGACACGTTCAACCAAGCCACGCAACCCCTGGCGGAAATCCTCATGAACGAGGTCCTGCGCCGCGCTGTCGCCGGCAAAACCGAACAATCACTTGATCCCAGCAAACTGTGA
- a CDS encoding GspE/PulE family protein gives MSSSVMSSSASQHQLLAMLSRRGMLSEENLRRAAEALAAAPDYPPHQVLIDKGFLKEETLLPVLAEELGLELVDLGKVQVDRSLLEQMPQRLVHRKNLMPLSRHNGTLIVATGDPFDAYAIDEFQTLTGLHVLPVLAPPREIARLIKQYFGVGGDTVAALAEEAKDRQEEIEFLEALEADDSEMAKQAQEASVVRLVNQILIEAANERASDIHIETEEHGLRIRYRIDGLLQEQNLPPEINRFAAAIISRIKIMARLNIAEKRLPQDGRIKMKVQGREIDVRVSIIPMIHGEGVCLRLLDKGRMEFNLAAVGMLPDTYHTFKQLIDRPHGIVLVTGPTGSGKSTTLYSALNEIKDETLKIITVEDPVEYNQVGISQIQTHPKIGLTFANALRAILRHDPDVILVGEIRDLETAEMAIHASLTGHMVFSTLHTNDAPSAFTRLIDMGVEPFLVSSTVEGVMAQRLVRTICPDCKTVATLPVEELPLDFPLRKKSNTGLSALVNLPPALAKILQEYEAATQYAGDGPVPLWKGTGCRSCRQTGYRGRSGIFELLVTNDVIRDLITQRVNAGVIRLEALKAGMITLRQDGWRKVLKGLTTIDEVARTTAGDIS, from the coding sequence ATGTCTAGCAGTGTGATGTCCTCCAGCGCCAGCCAACATCAATTATTGGCCATGCTCAGCCGGCGGGGCATGCTCAGTGAAGAGAACCTCCGGCGTGCGGCGGAAGCCTTGGCCGCTGCGCCAGACTACCCTCCGCACCAAGTGCTCATCGACAAAGGCTTCCTGAAGGAAGAAACTCTTTTGCCGGTCTTGGCAGAGGAATTGGGCTTGGAACTGGTGGACCTAGGCAAGGTACAGGTGGACCGCAGCTTGCTGGAGCAGATGCCGCAACGCCTGGTTCACCGCAAAAATCTCATGCCCCTCAGCCGGCATAATGGCACGCTGATTGTCGCCACCGGCGATCCGTTCGATGCCTACGCCATCGACGAATTTCAGACACTGACGGGGTTGCACGTTCTGCCGGTACTGGCTCCGCCGCGGGAAATTGCTCGGTTGATCAAGCAATACTTCGGCGTGGGTGGGGACACGGTCGCCGCTTTAGCTGAAGAAGCTAAGGACAGACAGGAGGAAATTGAGTTTCTGGAGGCGTTGGAAGCCGACGACAGCGAGATGGCCAAACAGGCTCAGGAAGCGTCGGTGGTGCGCCTGGTCAATCAGATTCTCATCGAAGCCGCCAACGAACGGGCCAGCGACATTCACATCGAAACGGAAGAGCACGGCCTACGCATCCGGTACCGCATCGACGGTCTGTTGCAAGAGCAAAATCTGCCCCCGGAAATCAATCGTTTTGCCGCTGCCATCATCAGCCGTATCAAGATCATGGCCCGGCTCAACATCGCGGAAAAGCGGCTGCCGCAAGATGGCCGCATCAAGATGAAAGTTCAAGGCCGGGAAATCGACGTGCGCGTCTCGATCATCCCTATGATCCACGGCGAAGGAGTCTGCTTGCGTCTGTTGGACAAAGGACGCATGGAGTTCAACCTGGCCGCCGTGGGCATGCTGCCAGACACCTATCACACCTTCAAGCAACTAATCGATCGCCCCCACGGGATCGTTCTGGTCACGGGTCCCACCGGCTCCGGTAAATCCACGACCCTGTACTCTGCCCTCAATGAAATCAAAGATGAAACCCTCAAGATCATCACCGTTGAAGACCCGGTGGAATACAATCAGGTCGGGATCAGTCAGATTCAGACCCATCCCAAGATCGGGCTAACGTTTGCTAACGCCTTGCGCGCGATCCTGCGCCATGACCCGGATGTGATCCTTGTTGGCGAAATTCGCGACCTGGAAACTGCGGAAATGGCGATCCACGCCTCGCTGACCGGGCACATGGTCTTCAGCACGTTGCACACCAACGACGCCCCCAGCGCCTTCACCCGCCTGATTGATATGGGAGTGGAGCCATTCCTGGTCTCTTCCACCGTGGAAGGCGTGATGGCTCAGCGGCTGGTGCGGACCATCTGTCCGGATTGCAAGACCGTAGCGACTCTTCCGGTGGAGGAATTGCCGCTCGATTTCCCACTGCGCAAAAAGAGCAACACGGGTCTATCTGCCTTGGTGAATCTCCCCCCGGCTTTGGCGAAGATACTCCAAGAATACGAAGCTGCCACCCAATATGCCGGTGACGGTCCTGTGCCATTGTGGAAGGGCACGGGGTGCCGCTCCTGCCGCCAAACAGGCTATCGGGGGCGTAGCGGCATCTTCGAGCTGCTCGTCACCAATGACGTGATCCGCGACTTGATCACGCAGCGGGTCAACGCCGGCGTCATCCGGTTGGAAGCCCTCAAAGCCGGTATGATCACTCTGCGCCAGGATGGCTGGCGGAAAGTGCTCAAAGGTTTGACTACCATCGATGAGGTAGCCCGAACCACCGCAGGAGATATATCCTGA
- the iscX gene encoding Fe-S cluster assembly protein IscX, whose amino-acid sequence MTWTDAREIGRLLFEQYDTLNPLTVRFTDLHKFVLNLEGFEGKPHESNEKLLEAIQMAWYEEWLEEYGDQDKK is encoded by the coding sequence ATGACTTGGACCGATGCACGAGAGATCGGACGCCTTCTGTTCGAGCAATATGATACGCTCAATCCTCTGACCGTCCGCTTCACCGACTTGCACAAGTTCGTTCTCAACCTCGAAGGGTTTGAAGGGAAGCCCCACGAGTCCAACGAAAAGCTCCTCGAAGCTATTCAGATGGCCTGGTACGAGGAATGGCTGGAAGAGTACGGTGACCAAGATAAGAAATGA
- a CDS encoding type II secretion system protein, protein MVLRTVTRDITNRRHHLRGAFTLLEVLIVVAILVILASAASIALFRYLEEAKEGRAQNDMRAIEQALKTYYLKHGEWPPEGEQGLALIAPYLEQGTQGLISPWGTRYYWQLVRTTDEVEGNYKERPVVFCPQHNINKPPLQWPLR, encoded by the coding sequence ATGGTGCTACGCACGGTGACGCGAGACATCACGAATCGAAGACACCACCTTCGCGGAGCTTTCACACTTTTGGAAGTACTTATCGTGGTGGCCATTCTGGTGATTCTGGCCTCGGCCGCCAGCATTGCCCTCTTCCGCTATCTTGAGGAGGCGAAAGAGGGGCGTGCTCAAAACGACATGCGGGCGATCGAACAAGCGCTCAAGACGTACTATCTCAAGCATGGCGAGTGGCCGCCGGAAGGGGAGCAGGGACTTGCCCTCATCGCCCCCTATCTGGAACAGGGAACGCAAGGCCTGATTTCCCCTTGGGGCACACGGTATTACTGGCAACTGGTTCGAACGACAGATGAAGTGGAGGGGAATTACAAGGAGCGGCCCGTGGTCTTCTGTCCCCAGCACAACATAAACAAACCGCCGCTCCAATGGCCGCTGCGCTAA
- a CDS encoding HNH endonuclease: protein MNVPPHSALDASVLVLNRMFVAVHIISVRRAFCLLCKNLAEVVHVEEGGYFSTYDFESWAELSAFRAAHFRSEDEDWIRTPSRELQVPRVIRLLRYDKMPKQTVKFNRRNIFARDNNQCQYCGRKFPTQELSLDHVIPRSQGGQTTWENIVCACLECNVRKGGRTPKQAGMTLIRKPEKPKRNPILSLKLTQKKYSAWQNFLNEAYWNVELK, encoded by the coding sequence ATGAATGTTCCGCCCCACTCGGCGCTGGACGCGAGTGTGCTCGTGCTCAACCGGATGTTCGTCGCTGTCCACATTATCTCCGTCCGCCGAGCCTTCTGCCTGCTCTGTAAGAACCTCGCCGAGGTGGTTCATGTTGAGGAAGGCGGGTATTTTAGCACCTACGACTTCGAGTCTTGGGCGGAATTGAGCGCCTTTCGAGCGGCCCACTTCCGTAGTGAGGATGAAGACTGGATCCGCACGCCTTCGCGGGAGTTGCAAGTGCCGCGAGTCATCCGCCTGCTACGCTATGACAAAATGCCCAAGCAGACGGTCAAATTCAATCGGCGAAACATCTTTGCGCGAGACAACAACCAGTGCCAGTACTGCGGGCGAAAGTTTCCCACTCAGGAGTTGAGCCTGGACCACGTCATCCCACGCAGCCAAGGCGGACAGACGACCTGGGAGAACATCGTCTGTGCCTGCTTGGAGTGCAATGTCCGTAAGGGAGGGCGTACTCCCAAACAGGCCGGCATGACCCTGATCCGCAAGCCGGAGAAACCCAAACGCAATCCGATCCTCAGCCTCAAACTGACCCAGAAAAAGTACAGTGCCTGGCAAAACTTCCTCAATGAGGCTTACTGGAACGTGGAGCTGAAGTAA
- a CDS encoding TetR/AcrR family transcriptional regulator — protein sequence MSHGEGQETKPSKSPSSGEERVGPGRPKDPNLEARRKAQILDVAARVFASHGFANTTVQTIANYIGVGNGTVYRYFPTKDQLFLAAVERGLQELTTEMDRVVQQPGDPLQVLREAIRTYLYFFHRRPEMAELFIQERAAFPQHHRPLYFAAQCDDEKFRKHQEFYHRLLATGRIRPVPFEQLFATVGDLLYGTILTNLLSGRPVDPDAQADAITDLILYGLLRRPDLADVPSVVASAGSPPQGG from the coding sequence ATGAGTCACGGCGAGGGTCAGGAAACGAAGCCAAGTAAGTCCCCAAGTTCAGGGGAAGAGCGAGTTGGGCCGGGACGCCCCAAAGACCCCAACTTAGAGGCACGCCGGAAAGCCCAGATTCTGGACGTGGCAGCTCGGGTCTTCGCCTCCCATGGCTTTGCCAACACGACCGTGCAAACCATTGCGAATTACATCGGAGTGGGAAACGGAACGGTGTACCGTTACTTTCCAACTAAGGATCAGCTCTTTCTGGCAGCAGTAGAGCGGGGACTGCAAGAGCTGACCACGGAGATGGATCGGGTGGTCCAGCAACCCGGCGACCCTTTGCAAGTGCTGCGGGAAGCCATCCGCACTTACTTGTACTTCTTTCACCGCCGTCCGGAAATGGCGGAATTATTCATTCAGGAACGGGCGGCTTTTCCGCAGCATCACCGCCCCTTGTACTTCGCGGCTCAATGTGACGATGAGAAGTTCCGCAAACATCAGGAGTTTTACCACCGGCTGCTGGCCACAGGTCGCATTCGTCCGGTTCCGTTCGAGCAACTTTTCGCTACGGTCGGGGACCTTCTCTACGGCACGATCCTAACCAATTTGTTATCCGGTCGGCCAGTGGATCCGGACGCCCAGGCAGATGCGATCACTGACCTCATCCTCTATGGCTTGTTACGCCGTCCCGACCTGGCGGATGTGCCGTCCGTTGTGGCGTCTGCAGGAAGTCCGCCTCAAGGTGGGTGA